A single genomic interval of Candidatus Binatia bacterium harbors:
- a CDS encoding type II secretion system F family protein: MAQFQYRATDADGKVLEGMIDASDRTAAAARLQDRGLMPLRVAEPGPERTGLGNISLPTISFKRGIKTADLLVFTHELSTLLTAGLPLDRSLQILSELSESEEMKRVTGEVLTEVQRGKSLAEALNEHPDVFESLYVNMVKAGEIGGVLDQVLERLTEYLESATELRDEVRSAMVYPTILLLTSFGSVAILLVYVLPQFSTVFAQSGAALPTSAAILMGASEILRSYWWLGLLLVGGTAFGFAQWIGTEDGRVTWDRTKLRLVLVGELTRKVAVSRFARTLGTLLRSGVPMLQALDIVRNVAGNVVLAAAIDEVKVGVRGGDGVAGPLSQSGVFPQLALQMISVGEETGRLDEMLITVADYFDKEVRAAVTQMTNMLEPLLLVVGGLVVGFIVVAMFSAIFSVNNMPL; the protein is encoded by the coding sequence ATGGCCCAATTTCAATACCGCGCAACGGATGCCGACGGCAAAGTCCTCGAGGGGATGATTGATGCCAGCGATCGGACTGCGGCTGCTGCGCGCCTGCAGGATCGCGGTCTGATGCCGTTGCGGGTCGCCGAACCGGGGCCTGAACGAACTGGATTGGGCAATATTTCGCTGCCGACGATTTCGTTCAAGCGGGGGATCAAGACAGCGGATTTGCTTGTCTTCACCCATGAGCTTTCGACTTTGCTGACCGCCGGCTTGCCGCTGGACCGCAGTCTCCAGATTCTCTCCGAGTTGTCCGAAAGCGAAGAGATGAAACGCGTTACCGGAGAGGTGTTGACGGAGGTCCAACGAGGCAAGTCGCTGGCCGAGGCTCTCAATGAGCATCCGGATGTCTTCGAATCTCTCTATGTCAATATGGTCAAGGCGGGTGAGATCGGCGGCGTGCTGGATCAGGTGCTCGAGCGGCTGACGGAATATCTGGAGAGCGCGACCGAGCTGCGCGACGAGGTCCGCTCCGCCATGGTCTATCCGACCATTCTGTTGCTGACTTCCTTCGGTTCGGTCGCGATCCTTCTTGTTTATGTCCTGCCGCAATTCTCCACTGTCTTTGCGCAATCTGGCGCCGCGCTCCCGACATCAGCCGCGATCCTGATGGGCGCCTCCGAGATCCTCCGGTCCTACTGGTGGCTCGGATTGTTGTTGGTCGGAGGGACGGCTTTCGGTTTCGCCCAATGGATCGGGACCGAGGATGGTCGGGTCACCTGGGATCGCACCAAGTTGCGGCTGGTTCTGGTTGGCGAGTTGACGCGAAAAGTTGCGGTCTCGCGCTTCGCACGAACTCTGGGCACCTTGTTGCGCAGTGGCGTTCCGATGCTGCAGGCGCTCGATATCGTTCGCAATGTGGCTGGCAACGTGGTCCTGGCGGCCGCGATCGATGAGGTGAAAGTCGGGGTTCGCGGGGGCGATGGTGTCGCGGGTCCCTTGTCGCAGAGCGGCGTGTTCCCGCAGTTGGCTTTGCAGATGATCAGCGTTGGCGAGGAGACCGGACGTCTGGATGAAATGTTGATCACGGTCGCGGATTATTTTGACAAGGAAGTTCGTGCGGCCGTGACGCAAATGACCAATATGCTCGAGCCGCTGCTCCTGGTCGTCGGCGGTTTGGTGGTGGGTTTTATCGTTGTGGCCATGTTCTCGGCCATCTTCAGCGTCAATAACATGCCTCTCTGA
- a CDS encoding prepilin-type N-terminal cleavage/methylation domain-containing protein: MRSLRSPSLSARVRPDQRAASVGGDAEGFTLIEIIVTMVIVGMAMALVAPAINAGSRARDVRSAVREVTGAMRTMQTEAVRTGQPQSLLVLVEENRVELEGFSREIEIGSTAALRQVAGGERNSFGFSRVRFFPNGSSSGMQLLIGDRDYPAELGYVVSVDPLIGLVTVTDEER; this comes from the coding sequence ATGAGGTCATTACGGTCCCCATCGTTGTCGGCTCGCGTGCGGCCGGACCAGCGCGCGGCATCTGTCGGAGGCGATGCCGAGGGGTTCACGCTGATCGAGATTATTGTCACCATGGTGATCGTCGGAATGGCGATGGCCCTGGTGGCGCCCGCGATCAATGCGGGCTCGCGGGCGCGGGATGTGCGCAGCGCGGTGCGTGAAGTCACGGGGGCCATGCGTACCATGCAGACGGAGGCTGTCCGAACCGGCCAGCCGCAGTCGTTGCTGGTTCTGGTCGAGGAGAACCGAGTCGAGCTGGAAGGTTTTTCTCGCGAGATCGAGATCGGTTCGACCGCCGCCTTGCGTCAGGTGGCTGGCGGAGAACGAAATTCGTTCGGTTTTTCTCGGGTGAGATTTTTTCCGAACGGGAGCTCGAGCGGAATGCAGCTCTTGATCGGCGATCGCGACTATCCTGCAGAGCTTGGCTATGTGGTGTCCGTGGATCCGTTGATCGGACTTGTCACCGTGACAGACGAGGAGCGTTAG
- the gspG gene encoding type II secretion system major pseudopilin GspG, which produces MLWRNSKERKRPDESGFTLVELLVVLVIIGGLTALVAPNFIGQSEKAKPQTARVQLESLRNALDMYHLDVGRYPTSQEGLEALRSRPGTAGRWSGPYLRDPIPVDPWGNPYFYRNPGESGATYDVGSFGSDGRTGGQGNAAEVVVSG; this is translated from the coding sequence ATGTTGTGGAGAAATTCGAAAGAACGAAAGCGCCCGGATGAATCGGGTTTCACCCTGGTCGAGTTGTTGGTGGTGTTGGTGATTATCGGAGGTCTGACGGCTCTGGTGGCCCCGAACTTCATTGGTCAGAGCGAGAAGGCCAAGCCGCAGACCGCGCGAGTACAGCTGGAAAGCCTGCGGAACGCTCTGGATATGTACCACCTCGACGTGGGCCGTTATCCCACTTCACAAGAGGGGCTGGAGGCTTTACGGAGTCGCCCCGGCACTGCCGGTCGTTGGTCAGGTCCCTATCTGCGCGACCCGATCCCGGTGGACCCTTGGGGGAATCCTTATTTCTATCGTAATCCCGGGGAGTCAGGGGCGACCTATGATGTCGGCAGCTTCGGCTCGGATGGACGCACGGGTGGACAGGGCAACGCGGCTGAGGTCGTCGTATCTGGATGA